The following coding sequences lie in one Paroedura picta isolate Pp20150507F chromosome 10, Ppicta_v3.0, whole genome shotgun sequence genomic window:
- the KLF3 gene encoding Krueppel-like factor 3 isoform X2, with product MESWTTPVQVELIKKMLMFDPIPIKQEAMDPVPVSFNNAWDHMKSNKYGVIYSTPNMMPNKFYPIPDGLCNGVQVEPVDLTVNKRSSPSSTGSSPSPLKYQPVHRRASPGLNLPPPSPPMKKLTPPGIQPFSVPLTIPPVMAALSRHGLQRSILPVIQPVVVQPVLQPFMYPSQLQQSIMVSTVFSDELENPSSVPVPVIESYEKPALKKLIKVEPGMESPRNDYYPEQLSPPLMTSLSPPQAMLQENHPSVIVQHGKRPLPVESPDTQRKRRIHRCDYEGCNKVYTKSSHLKAHRRTHTGEKPYKCTWEGCTWKFARSDELTRHFRKHTGIKPFQCPDCDRSFSRSDHLALHRKRHMLV from the exons TCATTCAACAATGCTTGGGACCACATGAAGTCCAACAAATATGGCGTCATCTATTCCACACCAAATATGATGCCCAATAAATTCTACCCGATTCCGGATGGACTGTGTAATGGAGTCCAGGTAGAACCTGTTGATCTCACAGTGAACAAGCGGAGCTCTCCATCTTCGACTGGAAGTTCTCCTTCCCCTCTGAAATACCAGCCTGTACATAGGAGAGCCTCACCTGGATTGAATTTGCCTCCACCCAGCCCACCTATGAAAAAATTGACCCCTCCCGGAATACAGCCTTTCAGTGTACCACTAACCATCCCTCCAGTAATGGCAGCTCTTTCACGGCACGGACTTCAGCGCTCGATACTTCCAGTTATACAGCCGGTTGTAGTGCAGCCTGTACTCCAGCCTTTCATGTATCCCTCTCAGCTCCAACAGTCTATTATGGTATCCACGGTTTTTTCAGATGAGCTGGAAAATCCAAGTAGTGTGCCAG tgCCTGTTATTGAGTCTTATGAGAAGCCAGCGTTAAAGAAATTAATAAAAgtagaaccgggcatggaatctcCCAGGAATGACTATTATCCTGAACAACTGTCCCCTCCATTGATGACTTCATTGTCCCCCCCTCAGGCAATGCTTCAGGA GAATCACCCTTCTGTAATAGTCCAACATGGAAAGAGACCTTTACCTGTGGAGTCCCCAGACACACAAAGAAAGCGTAGAATACACAGATGCGATTATGAAGGCTGCAACAAAGTTTACACTAAAAGTTCCCATCTCAAAGCTCACAGAAGAACACATACAG GTGAAAAGCCTTACAAATGCACTTGGGAAGGTTGCACATGGAAGTTTGCTCGCTCTGACGAACTAACGCGGCACTTCCGGAAACATACCGGCATCAAACCGTTCCAGTGTCCGGACTGTGACCGTAGCTTCTCTCGCTCTGACCATCTTGCCCTTCATAGGAAACGCCACATGCTAGTCTGA
- the KLF3 gene encoding Krueppel-like factor 3 isoform X3 codes for MLMFDPIPIKQEAMDPVPVSFNNAWDHMKSNKYGVIYSTPNMMPNKFYPIPDGLCNGVQVEPVDLTVNKRSSPSSTGSSPSPLKYQPVHRRASPGLNLPPPSPPMKKLTPPGIQPFSVPLTIPPVMAALSRHGLQRSILPVIQPVVVQPVLQPFMYPSQLQQSIMVSTVFSDELENPSSVPVPVIESYEKPALKKLIKVEPGMESPRNDYYPEQLSPPLMTSLSPPQAMLQENHPSVIVQHGKRPLPVESPDTQRKRRIHRCDYEGCNKVYTKSSHLKAHRRTHTGEKPYKCTWEGCTWKFARSDELTRHFRKHTGIKPFQCPDCDRSFSRSDHLALHRKRHMLV; via the exons TCATTCAACAATGCTTGGGACCACATGAAGTCCAACAAATATGGCGTCATCTATTCCACACCAAATATGATGCCCAATAAATTCTACCCGATTCCGGATGGACTGTGTAATGGAGTCCAGGTAGAACCTGTTGATCTCACAGTGAACAAGCGGAGCTCTCCATCTTCGACTGGAAGTTCTCCTTCCCCTCTGAAATACCAGCCTGTACATAGGAGAGCCTCACCTGGATTGAATTTGCCTCCACCCAGCCCACCTATGAAAAAATTGACCCCTCCCGGAATACAGCCTTTCAGTGTACCACTAACCATCCCTCCAGTAATGGCAGCTCTTTCACGGCACGGACTTCAGCGCTCGATACTTCCAGTTATACAGCCGGTTGTAGTGCAGCCTGTACTCCAGCCTTTCATGTATCCCTCTCAGCTCCAACAGTCTATTATGGTATCCACGGTTTTTTCAGATGAGCTGGAAAATCCAAGTAGTGTGCCAG tgCCTGTTATTGAGTCTTATGAGAAGCCAGCGTTAAAGAAATTAATAAAAgtagaaccgggcatggaatctcCCAGGAATGACTATTATCCTGAACAACTGTCCCCTCCATTGATGACTTCATTGTCCCCCCCTCAGGCAATGCTTCAGGA GAATCACCCTTCTGTAATAGTCCAACATGGAAAGAGACCTTTACCTGTGGAGTCCCCAGACACACAAAGAAAGCGTAGAATACACAGATGCGATTATGAAGGCTGCAACAAAGTTTACACTAAAAGTTCCCATCTCAAAGCTCACAGAAGAACACATACAG GTGAAAAGCCTTACAAATGCACTTGGGAAGGTTGCACATGGAAGTTTGCTCGCTCTGACGAACTAACGCGGCACTTCCGGAAACATACCGGCATCAAACCGTTCCAGTGTCCGGACTGTGACCGTAGCTTCTCTCGCTCTGACCATCTTGCCCTTCATAGGAAACGCCACATGCTAGTCTGA